The Bifidobacterium eulemuris genome includes a window with the following:
- a CDS encoding helix-turn-helix domain-containing protein — protein sequence MASLNLEDLHTPEQYVRLAATLESDWLKLKHDLVQRRKQITDPAHLAAFLGITVQEVLDFEQYDYDPTQSQLNEYAMALGVRIRPDAHEFGNAEPILFNDNEHAADIAVSSIDPLVSQFNPLGNLVQND from the coding sequence ATGGCCTCCCTAAATCTTGAAGATCTGCACACTCCTGAGCAATACGTGCGATTGGCCGCGACTCTGGAGTCGGACTGGTTGAAGCTTAAACATGATCTAGTACAGCGCAGAAAACAGATCACCGATCCAGCGCATTTGGCCGCTTTTCTCGGCATTACGGTACAAGAGGTCCTTGATTTCGAACAGTACGATTACGACCCTACACAATCGCAGCTGAATGAATACGCCATGGCTCTGGGAGTGCGGATTCGCCCCGACGCTCATGAATTCGGCAATGCCGAACCTATATTGTTCAACGACAATGAGCATGCCGCCGATATTGCGGTTTCATCGATTGACCCACTTGTTTCACAGTTCAATCCTCTAGGGAACTTGGTGCAAAATGACTGA